The genomic window GAAATCTGACTTCGGTATCTCTGGGCTATACACCACACCAGCCGAGACCGCCGACGAAAGCTCCAGGATTATATCGTTGCTGTCCATCTTTGAGAGAATTTCATTAACATAAGCCGCGTTGTAGCCGATCTCTATCGCCTCACCTTCAAAATCACAATCGAGCGTCTCCTTTCCTTCGCCGCCGACATCGGCATTGTTTGTCGAGAGCGTCAACGATGATTTCTTGATGGCAAATTTGACTTGATGGGTTAGCGCATTGGAGAGAATTGAAACCCGTCGCACCGCGCCCGACAGTTCATCCTTTGAGATAACCATTTTCTTGTCGGCGGTGGCCGGAATAACCTGCTCGAAATTTGGATATGGACCTTCAATAAGGCGCGAGGTCAGCACCGTATCGCCAAGGTTGAAAATGATATTGTTCTCGCCGAAAATAATTCCAACATCTCCTTTGGTCGACTCAGCGAATTTGGGAATCAAGTTAAGAACCTTTGGCGGAATGATAATATCCTCGCTGAGTCCTTTCAATTTACTATTCTCTACCGCCATACGAGCCAGGCGATGGCCGTCGGTGGCCACCATCTGCATTTTGTCCCCTTTGGTCTGCCATAAGACGCCATTGAGCGCCGGACGTGTTTCATCAGTCGAACATGCAAACGTTGTTTTGCGAATCATACGGACAAGGTCTTCGCCGGATATGCGAATTTCTTTCTTGGTGTTGACCGCCGGAAGTTTCGGGAAATCATCAGGGGAAAGCGACGCTATCTTGTAGGAGCCGTTGGGAATTTTAATTTCTACACGCGAGTTAACCGCTTCAATCGAAACCATCGATTCCGGAAGTTCTTTAATTATCTCAAAGAGAATTCGCGCTGGCAAAGCGACAGACCCTTTTTTTGTGACTTCGCATTCAACCGACACCGTGATCGAGATATCAAGATCGGTCGCGGATAATTTAAGTTTATTCTCAAGCGCTTCAACGAGGATATTGGTCAATATGGGTAGGGTGGATTTTGTCGGAACAACCTGAAGGATTGATTGCAGGCAGCCAGCGAGTTTTGATTTTGTTAGAGCGAATTTCATTTCAGATTATCTCCTGTGTGATGTTTACTCACACCTTTCTCTTTAACTAATAGGTTATATATATAAAAGATAGTAATAATAGGGTGTGTGAATATGTGTATAAGACCGAAACGAAACATTCTTCTCGCTCTAACACGCTCACACTATAGTTCTTATTGCCTCGTCTGCATTTTTTATCCTTCAACATTCATCTCATCTATTTTCAACATTCAGGTTAAGATATCAACATGTTTCATCTAATAAAAGTTATCAACACTAAATCCACAACCTTCCTCACAAGTTATCAATACAAAAGCGACGCTGAAATCTTGTCAATTTTTTCTCTGAACGACGGCTCAGCAGACATACGGCGCGAGATAAGTTCGCAGGCGTGGATGACCGTCGAATGATCCCTTCCTCCAAACGCACCACCAATCACTTTAAGCGAATTGTCTGTCAAAGACCGCGAAAGGTACATGGCTACCTGACGAGCAAGGGCAGCTTTGGCCGTCTTCTTCTTGGCCGTCATCATCGCCGATTCGACATTAAAGTGGTCACAAGTCTTCTTTTGAATAGATTCGATAGTAAGCTCTTTTTTCGACGGCGACAGGGCATCAGAGAGAATCTTTTTAGCCATTTCGAGATCGACCGGGACCTTTTGGAGCGATGCGTAGGCCAAAAGTCGCGTAAGGGCGCCTTCGAGTTCGCGGACATTCGTATTGATCGTGTCAGCAATAAATGTAATAACGCTCTCGGGAAGTGTTGCGCCCTCACAGCTCAGCTTGGTGTGCAGAATGGCTGTTCGGTTCTCAAGGTCTGGTGCCTGAAGGTCTGTGACCAGTCCCCAGGAGAATCGTGAGAGGAGACGCTCTTCGAGTCCTTTGATCTCTCGTGGCGGACGGTCGGAGGTGAGAATAATCTGCTTGCCGCAGTGATAGAGGGCATTAAAGGTATGAAAGAATTGTTCTTGCGTCCCCTCTTTGCCAGTGAAGAATTGAATGTCATCGATGATAAGACAGTCAACATCGCGATAAAAACGCGTGAAATCAGAAACCGAGCGGTCTGAAATAGCGGATATAAAATCCGATGTAAATTTTTCCGATGTGGCGTACATAATTCGTTTGTCCGGGAATGATTCCAAAATCTCATGGCCGATAGCCTGCACGATATGTGTTTTCCCAAGTCCCGTGCCGCCATATATATAGAGCGGATTATAGCGCGTCATACCCGGCGCCTCGGAGACAGCCTTGGAGGCCGCGCAGGCGAA from Candidatus Zixiibacteriota bacterium includes these protein-coding regions:
- the dnaN gene encoding DNA polymerase III subunit beta codes for the protein MKFALTKSKLAGCLQSILQVVPTKSTLPILTNILVEALENKLKLSATDLDISITVSVECEVTKKGSVALPARILFEIIKELPESMVSIEAVNSRVEIKIPNGSYKIASLSPDDFPKLPAVNTKKEIRISGEDLVRMIRKTTFACSTDETRPALNGVLWQTKGDKMQMVATDGHRLARMAVENSKLKGLSEDIIIPPKVLNLIPKFAESTKGDVGIIFGENNIIFNLGDTVLTSRLIEGPYPNFEQVIPATADKKMVISKDELSGAVRRVSILSNALTHQVKFAIKKSSLTLSTNNADVGGEGKETLDCDFEGEAIEIGYNAAYVNEILSKMDSNDIILELSSAVSAGVVYSPEIPKSDFLCLIMPLRLAE
- the dnaA gene encoding chromosomal replication initiator protein DnaA; this translates as MIEKVANSTQWSDCLGYMSKRLKAQSFNTWLKPTRGETNGNGSFKVAVPNQFVADWINDHFRDVIDEAFEEVLGKRYDLVYVITGQHESEDQTALDLLSPTSQMRVHTSSAQKNHNLSDRYRFDSLVVGDFNNFACAASKAVSEAPGMTRYNPLYIYGGTGLGKTHIVQAIGHEILESFPDKRIMYATSEKFTSDFISAISDRSVSDFTRFYRDVDCLIIDDIQFFTGKEGTQEQFFHTFNALYHCGKQIILTSDRPPREIKGLEERLLSRFSWGLVTDLQAPDLENRTAILHTKLSCEGATLPESVITFIADTINTNVRELEGALTRLLAYASLQKVPVDLEMAKKILSDALSPSKKELTIESIQKKTCDHFNVESAMMTAKKKTAKAALARQVAMYLSRSLTDNSLKVIGGAFGGRDHSTVIHACELISRRMSAEPSFREKIDKISASLLY